A genomic region of Nymphaea colorata isolate Beijing-Zhang1983 chromosome 2, ASM883128v2, whole genome shotgun sequence contains the following coding sequences:
- the LOC116247376 gene encoding F-box/kelch-repeat protein SKIP30 isoform X2 produces MMSGLIEGLPDAVALHCLARVPFYLYPQLQLVCRSWKTAIQSPELFKVRLEVGAAEEFLCVSAFEPENLWQLYDPRQDVWMTLPPLPSKIKHLSNFGAVSVGGKLFVLGGNSDAVDPLTGDHDGIFPTNEVWSYDPILQRWTSRTRMLVARAMFACCVLNGQIIVAGGFTDCRKSIPRAERYDPEKDLWEPIADLQNTHNSACTGVVISEKFHVLHKGLSTVQVFDYSENYWAVEDYGWLQGPMAMVGGELYVFSHGMIKQQVKQQRSRVVAPATDFQSRIGFAVIGLGNDLYVIGGVDGPGQWNLPIKLLSDVDVLDVRSERPTWRQVSPMTRCHGTIVGCTVLRI; encoded by the coding sequence ATGATGTCTGGTCTGATTGAGGGTCTCCCTGACGCTGTTGCTCTTCACTGCCTTGCACGTGTCCCCTTCTACCTCTATCCCCAACTGCAACTTGTCTGCCGTTCATGGAAGACTGCCATCCAGAGTCCCGAGTTGTTCAAGGTTAGGCTTGAGGTTGGGGCTGCTGAGGAGTTCTTGTGCGTTAGTGCCTTTGAACCAGAGAACTTGTGGCAATTATATGACCCCCGCCaggatgtttggatgacacttccACCTTTGCCATCAAAAATTAAGCACCTTTCAAACTTTGGTGCTGTTTCTGTTGGTGGAAAGCTGTTTGTGCTTGGTGGCAACAGCGATGCTGTGGATCCACTGACTGGGGATCATGATGGGATTTTCCCCACAAATGAGGTTTGGTCCTATGACCCGATTCTTCAGCGATGGACATCACGCACACGAATGTTGGTTGCCCGAGCCATGTTTGCATGctgtgtgttgaatgggcagatCATTGTTGCTGGTGGATTCACTGATTGCAGAAAATCCATCCCTAGAGCAGAGAGATATGATCCTGAGAAGGATTTATGGGAGCCAATAGCGGATCTTCAAAACACCCATAACTCAGCCTGCACTGGGGTGGTGATATCAGAAAAGTTTCATGTGTTGCATAAAGGTTTGTCAACAGTGCAGGTATTTGACTACTCTGAGAATTATTGGGCGGTGGAGGACTATGGATGGCTGCAGGGCCCAATGGCAATGGTTGGTGGGGAGCTGTATGTGTTCAGCCATGGCATGATCAAACAACAGGTAAAACAGCAGAGGTCGAGGGTGGTCGCACCAGCAACAGATTTCCAGAGCAGAATTGGGTTTGCAGTAATTGGACTAGGTAATGACTTGTATGTAATTGGGGGCGTGGATGGACCAGGGCAATGGAACCTTCCAATCAAGCTACTCTCTGATGTTGATGTCCTTGACGTGAGGAGTGAAAGGCCAACGTGGCGGCAAGTGTCTCCAATGACACGGTGTCACGGCACTATAGTTGGGTGTACAGTTCTTAGGATTTGA
- the LOC116247376 gene encoding F-box/kelch-repeat protein SKIP30 isoform X1: protein MFVILVSSFCMFVGKTTMMSGLIEGLPDAVALHCLARVPFYLYPQLQLVCRSWKTAIQSPELFKVRLEVGAAEEFLCVSAFEPENLWQLYDPRQDVWMTLPPLPSKIKHLSNFGAVSVGGKLFVLGGNSDAVDPLTGDHDGIFPTNEVWSYDPILQRWTSRTRMLVARAMFACCVLNGQIIVAGGFTDCRKSIPRAERYDPEKDLWEPIADLQNTHNSACTGVVISEKFHVLHKGLSTVQVFDYSENYWAVEDYGWLQGPMAMVGGELYVFSHGMIKQQVKQQRSRVVAPATDFQSRIGFAVIGLGNDLYVIGGVDGPGQWNLPIKLLSDVDVLDVRSERPTWRQVSPMTRCHGTIVGCTVLRI from the coding sequence TATGTTTGTAGGTAAAACTACCATGATGTCTGGTCTGATTGAGGGTCTCCCTGACGCTGTTGCTCTTCACTGCCTTGCACGTGTCCCCTTCTACCTCTATCCCCAACTGCAACTTGTCTGCCGTTCATGGAAGACTGCCATCCAGAGTCCCGAGTTGTTCAAGGTTAGGCTTGAGGTTGGGGCTGCTGAGGAGTTCTTGTGCGTTAGTGCCTTTGAACCAGAGAACTTGTGGCAATTATATGACCCCCGCCaggatgtttggatgacacttccACCTTTGCCATCAAAAATTAAGCACCTTTCAAACTTTGGTGCTGTTTCTGTTGGTGGAAAGCTGTTTGTGCTTGGTGGCAACAGCGATGCTGTGGATCCACTGACTGGGGATCATGATGGGATTTTCCCCACAAATGAGGTTTGGTCCTATGACCCGATTCTTCAGCGATGGACATCACGCACACGAATGTTGGTTGCCCGAGCCATGTTTGCATGctgtgtgttgaatgggcagatCATTGTTGCTGGTGGATTCACTGATTGCAGAAAATCCATCCCTAGAGCAGAGAGATATGATCCTGAGAAGGATTTATGGGAGCCAATAGCGGATCTTCAAAACACCCATAACTCAGCCTGCACTGGGGTGGTGATATCAGAAAAGTTTCATGTGTTGCATAAAGGTTTGTCAACAGTGCAGGTATTTGACTACTCTGAGAATTATTGGGCGGTGGAGGACTATGGATGGCTGCAGGGCCCAATGGCAATGGTTGGTGGGGAGCTGTATGTGTTCAGCCATGGCATGATCAAACAACAGGTAAAACAGCAGAGGTCGAGGGTGGTCGCACCAGCAACAGATTTCCAGAGCAGAATTGGGTTTGCAGTAATTGGACTAGGTAATGACTTGTATGTAATTGGGGGCGTGGATGGACCAGGGCAATGGAACCTTCCAATCAAGCTACTCTCTGATGTTGATGTCCTTGACGTGAGGAGTGAAAGGCCAACGTGGCGGCAAGTGTCTCCAATGACACGGTGTCACGGCACTATAGTTGGGTGTACAGTTCTTAGGATTTGA